From Domibacillus sp. DTU_2020_1001157_1_SI_ALB_TIR_016, a single genomic window includes:
- the hemW gene encoding radical SAM family heme chaperone HemW: MTKAAYLHIPFCHHICHYCDFNKVFMKNQPVEEYLNALDKEMAMASVKQGLQSIFVGGGTPTSLNEAQLLQLVESIQQRLPLQPGAEYTFEANPGDLTPEKLRILKEGGVNRLSIGVQSFNDAHLKRIGRTHTKEDVLRTVRDAERAGFDHLSIDLIYGLPEQTVEDAVDTVKQALALGLPHYSAYSLIIEPKTVFYNLMAKGRLPLPKEEAEADMYEAVMREMEAHGLHQYEISNFARPGFESIHNITYWNNEEYYGFGAGAHGYVDGERYANFGPLKKYMQPIERNEQPRMSSQRVTKPEQMEEEMFLGLRKMEGVSIAAFEKQYGESPVRLFQKAIQEMTSRGLLEVEEGFIRLTHRGKFLGNEVFQSFLIGAQM, translated from the coding sequence ATGACAAAAGCAGCTTATCTTCATATTCCGTTTTGCCATCATATTTGTCATTATTGTGATTTTAATAAAGTATTTATGAAAAACCAGCCAGTGGAAGAGTATTTGAATGCACTTGATAAAGAAATGGCGATGGCCAGCGTCAAGCAGGGACTGCAGTCGATTTTTGTAGGGGGCGGAACACCGACCTCCCTAAATGAGGCACAGCTTCTTCAGCTGGTCGAGTCAATCCAACAGCGGCTTCCTCTGCAGCCGGGTGCCGAGTATACATTCGAAGCCAATCCGGGCGACTTAACACCTGAAAAACTGCGCATTTTAAAAGAAGGCGGCGTAAACCGGCTGAGCATTGGGGTTCAGTCCTTTAATGACGCTCATTTAAAACGGATCGGGCGCACGCATACGAAAGAAGATGTTCTGCGCACGGTCCGGGATGCTGAACGGGCAGGCTTTGATCATTTAAGCATTGATTTAATTTATGGACTGCCGGAGCAGACGGTTGAGGATGCAGTGGATACAGTAAAGCAGGCACTGGCACTTGGCCTTCCGCATTACTCCGCTTATTCACTTATCATCGAACCGAAAACGGTTTTTTATAATTTAATGGCCAAAGGCCGCCTCCCGCTTCCAAAGGAAGAAGCGGAAGCGGATATGTACGAAGCCGTCATGAGAGAAATGGAAGCGCACGGGCTTCATCAATATGAAATCAGCAATTTTGCTCGTCCGGGATTTGAAAGTATTCATAACATTACGTATTGGAACAATGAAGAATATTATGGATTCGGTGCCGGTGCGCACGGGTATGTAGATGGAGAGCGATACGCAAATTTTGGCCCGCTTAAAAAATACATGCAGCCCATTGAGCGTAATGAACAGCCGCGTATGTCTTCCCAAAGAGTAACGAAGCCGGAACAAATGGAAGAAGAAATGTTTCTCGGATTGCGAAAAATGGAGGGTGTGTCTATCGCAGCGTTCGAGAAACAATACGGAGAAAGCCCGGTCCGGCTGTTTCAAAAAGCTATCCAGGAAATGACGAGCCGTGGACTGCTTGAGGTGGAAGAAGGGTTTATCCGCCTTACCCACCGTGGAAAGTTTCTCGGAAATGAAGTGTTTCAATCTTTTTTAATTGGCGCACAAATGTGA
- the hrcA gene encoding heat-inducible transcriptional repressor HrcA — translation MLTDRQLFILQIIIDDFIRSAQPVGSRNLAKKEEISFSPATIRNEMADLEEMGFLEKTHTSSGRVPSEKGYRYYVDHLLSPGSLRRSERTAIHSIFADRQEGLEKAVQNAATILSELTNYTSIVLGPKFNDHRVKRLQIIPIDTESAVAIIVTDTGHVENRIFSLPEGIEPSDIEKMVNILNDRLTGVPLAELRRKIYKETAELMRRHLHNYEAVLHMFAEASGGPPIGKLFIGGKTNIFNQPEFRDVEKVRLVMDMMEKEQDVYELIRPTETGVQVRIGTENAEQAMEDCSLITASYSVGDEPVGTIAILGPKRMEYSRVITLVDFLSHDMTKVLTRLYNTRT, via the coding sequence GTGCTGACAGACCGCCAACTTTTCATCTTGCAGATTATCATTGACGATTTTATTCGTTCGGCGCAGCCAGTCGGTTCACGCAATCTTGCCAAGAAAGAGGAAATTTCCTTTAGTCCGGCCACTATTCGTAATGAAATGGCGGATTTGGAGGAAATGGGGTTTTTGGAAAAAACGCATACCTCATCCGGCCGTGTTCCGTCGGAAAAAGGGTACCGGTATTACGTAGATCACTTACTGTCACCGGGATCCTTGCGGCGCAGCGAACGGACAGCGATTCATTCTATTTTTGCCGACAGGCAGGAAGGGCTTGAAAAAGCCGTTCAAAATGCAGCGACGATTTTGTCAGAATTGACAAATTATACATCGATCGTTCTTGGGCCGAAATTTAACGACCACCGGGTTAAACGCCTGCAAATTATTCCCATTGATACCGAGTCTGCTGTTGCCATCATCGTAACTGACACGGGACATGTGGAAAATAGAATTTTCTCTCTGCCGGAAGGAATAGAGCCGTCAGATATTGAAAAAATGGTCAATATTTTAAATGATCGGCTGACCGGTGTGCCATTGGCAGAGCTTCGCCGAAAAATTTACAAAGAAACAGCGGAATTAATGAGACGGCATCTTCACAATTACGAAGCTGTACTGCATATGTTTGCGGAAGCTTCCGGCGGCCCGCCAATCGGCAAGCTGTTTATCGGGGGCAAAACAAATATTTTCAATCAGCCGGAATTTCGTGATGTGGAAAAAGTCCGCCTAGTGATGGACATGATGGAGAAAGAACAAGATGTGTATGAGTTAATCCGTCCGACAGAAACCGGTGTACAGGTGAGAATCGGAACGGAAAACGCGGAGCAGGCAATGGAGGACTGCAGTTTAATTACGGCGTCTTATTCCGTTGGGGATGAGCCGGTTGGCACCATTGCCATTCTTGGTCCGAAACGGATGGAGTATTCGCGTGTGATTACACTTGTGGATTTTTTAAGTCATGACATGACAAAGGTGCTGACGCGCCTTTACAATACGCGAACATAA
- the grpE gene encoding nucleotide exchange factor GrpE, with the protein MLEVTSVAEEQKPLTEEKPADEAVSSTEEQGTVEVEVDQTIIEEVEEESKEEQFQKQLDEAEERYLRLRADFDNFRRRANLDREAQEKYRAQKLVTELLPVLDNFERALQITPEHEETKSVLQGMEMVYKTFVTALESEGVKPIETVGKPFDPNVHQAVMTDSDESAEPNSVLAELQKGYTLKDRVIRPSMVKVNQ; encoded by the coding sequence ATGTTGGAGGTGACATCAGTGGCAGAAGAACAAAAGCCATTGACGGAAGAAAAACCAGCCGATGAGGCGGTTTCTTCTACAGAAGAGCAAGGTACGGTTGAAGTAGAAGTGGATCAAACAATCATTGAAGAGGTAGAAGAAGAATCAAAGGAAGAGCAGTTTCAAAAACAGCTTGATGAAGCAGAGGAACGTTATCTGCGGTTGCGGGCAGATTTCGATAATTTCCGTCGCCGGGCAAACCTGGACCGGGAAGCACAGGAAAAATACCGCGCGCAAAAGCTTGTAACGGAGCTGCTGCCAGTGCTTGATAATTTCGAGCGGGCGCTGCAGATCACTCCAGAACATGAAGAAACAAAATCTGTTCTTCAAGGAATGGAAATGGTTTATAAAACATTTGTTACAGCGCTTGAGAGCGAAGGTGTTAAGCCAATCGAAACAGTCGGAAAGCCATTTGATCCGAATGTACATCAAGCAGTCATGACAGACAGCGATGAATCAGCAGAACCAAATTCAGTTTTAGCTGAGCTGCAAAAAGGCTATACATTAAAAGATCGGGTTATTCGCCCGTCGATGGTAAAAGTAAATCAATAA
- the dnaK gene encoding molecular chaperone DnaK, translating into MSKIIGIDLGTTNSCVAVLEGGEAKVIPNPEGNRTTPSVVAFKNDERQVGEVAKRQAITNPNTIISIKRHMGTTHKETIDGKEYSPQEISAMILQHLKAYAEDYLGEKVDKAVITVPAYFNDAERQATKDAGKIAGLEVERIINEPTAAALAYGMDKTDQDQTILVYDLGGGTFDVSILELGDGVFEVLSTAGDNRLGGDDFDEVIIDYLVNEFKKENGIDLSKDKMAMQRLKDAAEKAKKDLSGVTSTQISLPFITAGEAGPLHLETTLTRAKFDELSSNLVERTMGPVRQALQDAGKTNADIDKVILVGGSTRIPAVQEAIKKQTGKEPHKGVNPDEVVAMGAAIQGGVLTGDVKDVVLLDVTPLSLGIETMGGVFTKLIDRNTTIPTSKSQVFSTAADNQPAVDIHVLQGERPMSADNKTLGRFQLTDIPPAPRGVPQIEVTFDIDKNGIVNVKAKDLGTQKEQAITIQSSSGLSDEEIERMVKEAEENADADKQRKEEVELRNEADQLVFTTEKTVKELEGKVDEAELQKATEAKDALKEAIEKGDLEEIRTKRDALNEIVQALSMKLYEEAAKAAQAQQGAEGAAKDDGVVDAEFEEVDDSKDKN; encoded by the coding sequence ATGAGTAAAATTATCGGTATTGACCTTGGAACAACGAACTCTTGCGTAGCAGTCCTTGAAGGCGGCGAAGCAAAAGTAATCCCAAATCCAGAAGGCAATCGTACAACACCATCTGTTGTAGCGTTTAAAAATGACGAGCGCCAGGTAGGGGAAGTGGCAAAACGCCAGGCGATTACAAACCCGAATACCATTATTTCGATTAAGCGCCATATGGGTACAACCCATAAAGAAACGATTGATGGAAAAGAGTATTCACCACAAGAGATTTCCGCAATGATTTTACAACATTTAAAAGCTTATGCAGAAGACTACCTTGGTGAAAAAGTAGATAAAGCCGTTATTACGGTACCGGCTTACTTCAATGATGCTGAACGCCAGGCTACAAAAGATGCCGGTAAAATTGCTGGTCTTGAAGTAGAGCGTATTATCAATGAGCCGACAGCTGCTGCGCTTGCATACGGCATGGATAAAACAGACCAGGACCAAACGATTCTTGTATACGACCTTGGCGGCGGTACATTTGACGTTTCGATCCTTGAGCTGGGCGACGGTGTATTTGAAGTACTTTCAACTGCCGGCGACAACCGTCTGGGCGGCGACGACTTTGATGAAGTCATCATTGACTATCTTGTAAATGAATTCAAGAAAGAAAACGGCATTGATTTGTCAAAAGACAAAATGGCAATGCAGCGTTTAAAAGATGCTGCTGAAAAAGCGAAAAAAGATTTGTCTGGTGTTACATCTACACAAATCTCTCTTCCATTTATCACAGCAGGCGAAGCTGGGCCGCTTCACCTTGAAACAACACTTACACGTGCAAAATTTGATGAGCTGTCATCAAACCTTGTAGAGCGTACGATGGGCCCTGTTCGTCAGGCACTTCAAGATGCAGGCAAAACAAATGCGGATATTGATAAAGTAATCCTTGTCGGTGGTTCAACTCGTATTCCAGCTGTACAGGAAGCAATCAAAAAGCAAACAGGCAAAGAGCCGCATAAAGGCGTTAACCCGGACGAAGTAGTTGCAATGGGTGCAGCGATCCAGGGCGGCGTACTTACAGGTGACGTAAAAGACGTTGTTCTTCTTGACGTTACACCGCTTTCGCTTGGTATTGAAACAATGGGCGGCGTCTTTACAAAGCTGATCGATCGCAACACAACAATCCCAACATCAAAATCACAAGTATTCTCGACGGCAGCAGATAACCAGCCGGCTGTTGACATTCATGTACTTCAAGGTGAGCGTCCAATGTCAGCTGACAACAAAACGCTTGGCCGCTTCCAGTTAACAGACATTCCACCGGCACCGCGCGGTGTACCGCAAATTGAAGTAACATTTGATATCGATAAAAACGGTATTGTAAATGTAAAAGCAAAAGATCTTGGCACACAAAAAGAACAGGCGATTACGATTCAATCTTCATCCGGTCTTTCTGATGAAGAAATCGAACGCATGGTAAAAGAAGCGGAAGAAAACGCGGATGCTGACAAACAGCGTAAAGAAGAAGTAGAACTTCGCAACGAAGCAGACCAGCTTGTGTTTACAACAGAAAAAACGGTAAAAGAGCTTGAAGGCAAAGTGGACGAAGCAGAACTTCAAAAAGCAACGGAAGCAAAAGATGCGCTGAAAGAAGCTATTGAAAAAGGCGATCTTGAAGAAATCCGTACAAAACGCGATGCATTAAATGAAATTGTCCAGGCATTGTCTATGAAGCTGTATGAAGAAGCAGCAAAAGCGGCTCAAGCACAGCAAGGGGCTGAAGGCGCCGCAAAAGATGACGGTGTCGTAGATGCCGAATTTGAAGAAGTAGACGATTCAAAAGATAAAAACTAA
- the dnaJ gene encoding molecular chaperone DnaJ: MSKRDYYDVLGVGKTASKDEIKKAYRKLSKKYHPDINKEAGADEKFKEISEAYEVLSDESKRAQYDQFGHAGPQQGGFGGGGFSGFGGGFDDIFSTFFGGGGRRRDPNAPRQGDDLQYTMTLTFEEAVFGVEKDITIPKEEECGTCDGSGAKPGTSPETCSHCGGAGQVNVEQNTPFGRVATRRTCHHCSGTGKMIKDKCSTCGGDGRVTKNKKINVKVPAGIDEGQQIRLSGQGEAGINGGPPGDLYVVFRVREHELFERDGDDIYCEMPITFVQAALGDEIEVPTVHGKVKLKIPAGTQSGTRFRLRGKGVANVRGFGTGDQHVLVKVITPVKLNEKQKQLLREFAEVSGEQPSEEDGFFDKVKRALKRD; the protein is encoded by the coding sequence GTGAGTAAACGGGATTATTATGACGTACTAGGCGTCGGTAAAACAGCTTCAAAAGACGAAATTAAAAAAGCATACCGAAAGCTGTCTAAAAAATATCATCCGGATATCAATAAAGAAGCGGGCGCGGATGAGAAGTTTAAAGAGATTTCGGAAGCTTATGAAGTGCTGAGCGATGAGTCAAAAAGAGCCCAGTACGACCAATTTGGCCACGCAGGCCCGCAGCAGGGCGGATTCGGCGGTGGCGGATTCTCCGGCTTTGGCGGCGGTTTTGATGATATTTTCAGTACCTTTTTCGGCGGTGGAGGCCGCAGACGCGATCCGAATGCGCCCCGTCAGGGAGACGACCTTCAATATACAATGACTTTGACATTTGAAGAAGCGGTTTTCGGGGTGGAAAAAGATATTACCATTCCGAAAGAAGAAGAGTGCGGAACGTGCGACGGAAGCGGTGCGAAGCCGGGCACATCTCCTGAAACGTGCTCACACTGTGGCGGAGCCGGCCAGGTAAATGTGGAGCAAAACACACCATTTGGCCGTGTAGCAACGCGCCGTACTTGTCATCATTGCAGCGGTACAGGCAAAATGATTAAAGATAAATGTTCTACATGTGGCGGAGACGGCCGCGTAACGAAAAACAAAAAAATCAATGTGAAAGTGCCTGCTGGTATTGATGAAGGCCAGCAAATCCGTTTATCCGGGCAGGGAGAAGCCGGTATTAACGGGGGACCTCCAGGCGATTTGTATGTTGTATTCCGGGTGCGCGAACATGAATTATTCGAACGGGACGGCGACGATATTTACTGTGAAATGCCGATCACATTCGTACAGGCTGCTCTTGGTGATGAAATCGAAGTGCCGACGGTTCACGGTAAAGTGAAGCTGAAGATTCCGGCTGGCACACAAAGCGGCACCAGATTCCGTCTGCGCGGCAAGGGCGTAGCCAATGTAAGAGGTTTTGGCACAGGCGATCAGCATGTTTTAGTAAAAGTAATTACACCGGTAAAACTAAATGAAAAGCAAAAACAGCTTCTGCGGGAGTTTGCAGAGGTAAGCGGTGAGCAGCCAAGCGAAGAAGATGGCTTTTTTGATAAAGTAAAACGCGCACTCAAGCGTGATTAA
- the prmA gene encoding 50S ribosomal protein L11 methyltransferase, which yields MKWSEICIETVNDAVEPISNILHEAGASGVVIEDRAELDKKREGGLFGELYELNPNDYPDEGVAVKAYLPVNSFLQETVDDITAAVKNLSAYQIDTGKLRVSVSEVHEEDWATAWKQYYNPVKISEKFTIVPTWEEYEPFSTDELIIELDPGMAFGTGTHPTTVMCLQALERFVKPDHHVVDVGTGSGVLAIGAALLGASRVTALDLDEVAVSAARQNVALNHAEHIVTVSKNNLIDGIDDQPDVVVSNILAEVIISFTDDVASILRPGGFFIASGIIGQKKDEVRKAMTDAGLFIEETVVMEDWVCIVGKKAE from the coding sequence ATGAAGTGGTCAGAAATTTGCATTGAAACCGTAAACGATGCAGTTGAACCAATTTCGAATATTTTACATGAGGCAGGGGCGAGCGGTGTTGTCATTGAAGACCGTGCCGAGCTTGATAAGAAGCGGGAAGGCGGCCTTTTCGGTGAATTGTACGAGCTGAACCCGAACGACTACCCGGATGAGGGAGTGGCTGTAAAAGCGTACCTGCCGGTAAACAGTTTTCTGCAGGAGACGGTTGATGATATTACAGCTGCTGTTAAAAATTTGTCTGCTTATCAAATTGATACTGGAAAGCTGCGCGTATCTGTCAGCGAAGTACATGAAGAAGACTGGGCAACAGCATGGAAACAATACTATAATCCGGTAAAAATCTCTGAAAAATTTACGATTGTCCCTACATGGGAAGAGTATGAGCCATTTTCAACCGATGAACTCATCATTGAGCTGGACCCGGGCATGGCATTTGGTACAGGAACGCATCCAACAACCGTAATGTGCCTGCAGGCGCTGGAACGGTTTGTGAAACCAGACCACCATGTGGTGGATGTGGGAACAGGATCAGGGGTGCTGGCTATTGGGGCCGCTCTGCTGGGAGCTTCTCGTGTTACGGCACTTGATTTAGATGAAGTAGCCGTATCAGCAGCACGCCAGAATGTGGCGCTCAACCATGCAGAACACATTGTTACAGTTTCTAAAAACAATTTAATTGACGGAATTGACGACCAGCCCGATGTAGTTGTCTCCAATATTTTAGCGGAAGTAATTATTTCCTTTACCGATGACGTAGCGTCAATCCTGCGTCCGGGCGGATTCTTTATTGCATCCGGTATTATCGGGCAGAAAAAAGACGAGGTTCGCAAAGCGATGACGGATGCTGGTTTATTTATCGAAGAAACCGTAGTCATGGAAGACTGGGTCTGCATCGTCGGCAAAAAAGCGGAATGA
- a CDS encoding 16S rRNA (uracil(1498)-N(3))-methyltransferase produces MQRYFLTSGQNAENIHFSKEDAHHIRRVMRMEEGDRVYAVFPEGKAGVAVLTSVTDTSVEARIEEWLEQSTEMPAEVVVACGLVKGDKFDYIIQKGTELGAAGFVPFEAERSIVKWDPKKGAKKTERWQKIAKEAAEQSHRNRIPDVAEPASMKQMIEQSSTFDVKIFAYEETAKSGEMTAFYEAVHSLKPGGRMLVVTGPEGGFSEKEAAQLQDSGFIPCALGPRILRAETAPLYVLSAVSFYLELKR; encoded by the coding sequence ATGCAGCGATATTTCTTAACGAGCGGGCAGAATGCAGAAAACATTCATTTTTCAAAAGAAGATGCGCATCACATCCGCCGGGTTATGCGGATGGAAGAAGGAGACCGTGTTTATGCCGTCTTCCCGGAAGGCAAAGCAGGGGTGGCTGTCCTAACGTCTGTAACAGACACCTCTGTTGAAGCAAGAATAGAGGAATGGCTTGAGCAGTCAACGGAAATGCCGGCTGAGGTTGTGGTTGCCTGCGGTCTTGTGAAAGGCGATAAATTCGATTATATTATACAGAAAGGAACAGAACTCGGCGCTGCCGGGTTTGTTCCATTTGAAGCGGAGCGCTCGATCGTAAAGTGGGATCCGAAAAAAGGAGCCAAAAAAACAGAGCGCTGGCAGAAAATTGCTAAAGAAGCGGCGGAACAGTCACACCGAAACCGAATTCCAGACGTAGCAGAACCTGCGTCTATGAAGCAGATGATTGAGCAGTCAAGCACGTTTGATGTGAAAATCTTTGCTTATGAAGAAACAGCTAAATCAGGAGAAATGACGGCATTTTATGAGGCTGTTCATTCATTGAAGCCAGGCGGGCGAATGCTGGTCGTCACCGGTCCGGAAGGCGGGTTTTCTGAAAAAGAAGCGGCTCAGCTGCAGGATTCAGGCTTTATTCCCTGTGCCCTTGGCCCAAGAATTCTTCGGGCAGAAACGGCGCCTTTGTATGTGCTGTCGGCGGTTTCGTTTTATTTAGAATTGAAGAGGTGA
- the mtaB gene encoding tRNA (N(6)-L-threonylcarbamoyladenosine(37)-C(2))-methylthiotransferase MtaB — translation MPTVAFHTLGCKVNHYETEAIWQLFEQQGYERTDFEKTSDVYVINTCTVTNTGDKKSRQVIRRAVRKNPDAVICVTGCYAQTSPAEIMAIPGVDIVVGTQDRVKMLDYIEQFKAERQPINAVGNIMKNRVYEELDVPAFTDRTRASLKIQEGCNNFCTFCIIPWARGLMRSRDPEEVIRQAKQLVESGYQEIVLTGIHTGGYGSDFKDYNLAMLLRDLEAKVPGLKRIRISSIEASQLTDEVIDVIDQSNIVVRHLHIPLQSGSDTVLKRMRRKYTMAAFADRLNRLKKALPGLAVTSDVIVGFPGETEEEFMETYNFIQEHGFSELHVFPYSKRTGTPAARMEDQVDEEVKNERVHKLIALSDQLAKEYAARFENEVLEVIPEEPFGEGGEGGEGLYSGYTDNYLKVVFPATEDMVGKIVKVKITKAGYPYNEGQFVRVLEPVHA, via the coding sequence ATGCCAACAGTGGCATTTCATACATTAGGCTGCAAAGTAAACCATTATGAAACAGAAGCAATCTGGCAGCTGTTTGAGCAGCAAGGCTATGAACGTACAGATTTTGAAAAAACGTCTGACGTTTATGTAATTAATACGTGTACTGTTACCAATACAGGTGACAAAAAAAGCCGGCAGGTGATCCGGCGCGCTGTGCGCAAAAATCCAGATGCGGTTATTTGTGTAACGGGCTGCTATGCGCAGACATCGCCGGCTGAAATTATGGCCATTCCGGGAGTAGATATCGTTGTAGGGACACAGGATCGTGTCAAGATGCTTGATTATATCGAGCAATTTAAAGCAGAGCGCCAGCCGATCAATGCGGTAGGCAATATTATGAAGAATCGTGTGTATGAAGAACTGGATGTGCCGGCATTTACGGACCGGACTCGTGCTTCTTTGAAAATTCAAGAAGGCTGCAATAACTTCTGCACGTTTTGTATTATCCCATGGGCACGCGGCTTAATGCGTTCGCGTGATCCGGAAGAAGTTATTCGTCAGGCAAAACAGCTGGTCGAATCCGGCTATCAGGAAATCGTTTTAACAGGTATTCATACCGGCGGTTACGGATCTGACTTTAAGGATTATAATCTGGCGATGCTTCTTCGTGATCTTGAAGCGAAGGTGCCTGGATTAAAACGAATCCGTATTTCTTCGATTGAAGCAAGTCAGTTAACTGATGAAGTGATCGATGTAATTGACCAGTCAAATATTGTGGTCCGCCACCTGCACATTCCGCTTCAGTCCGGTTCGGACACAGTGTTAAAGCGGATGCGCCGCAAGTATACAATGGCCGCTTTTGCAGACCGCTTAAATCGGCTGAAAAAAGCACTTCCAGGACTTGCTGTAACGTCTGATGTTATTGTGGGCTTCCCGGGTGAAACAGAAGAAGAATTTATGGAGACGTACAACTTCATTCAAGAACATGGCTTCTCCGAGCTGCACGTATTCCCGTATTCAAAACGGACGGGTACGCCGGCAGCCCGAATGGAAGATCAAGTAGATGAAGAAGTGAAAAATGAGCGTGTTCATAAGTTGATCGCCCTGTCCGACCAGCTTGCAAAGGAATACGCAGCCCGTTTTGAAAACGAAGTGCTTGAAGTGATTCCGGAAGAACCGTTCGGAGAAGGCGGAGAAGGCGGAGAAGGACTTTACAGCGGTTATACCGACAATTACTTAAAAGTGGTTTTCCCGGCTACAGAAGACATGGTAGGGAAAATTGTAAAAGTGAAAATTACAAAAGCTGGCTACCCATACAACGAAGGACAATTTGTCCGCGTTCTTGAACCAGTTCACGCATAA
- the deoC gene encoding deoxyribose-phosphate aldolase, whose protein sequence is MITDTFGNIAKTIDHTLLKADATKEEIAKLCEEANRHGFASVCVNPARVKQAAELLRGSEVKVCTVIGFPLGATLTEVKAFETKAAIEHGATEVDMVINIGALKDGDTETVQKDIKAVVASAQGKALVKVIIETSLLTQKEKKTACELAVAAGADYVKTSTGFSAGGATEGDIRLMRETVGPKVGVKASGGVRTQQDAMTMVKAGATRIGASSGIAIVTGVEGEAGY, encoded by the coding sequence ATGATTACCGATACATTTGGAAATATTGCTAAAACGATTGACCATACGCTGTTAAAAGCAGATGCCACAAAGGAAGAAATTGCGAAGCTTTGTGAGGAAGCAAACCGGCACGGCTTTGCATCGGTCTGCGTGAATCCAGCGCGAGTTAAGCAGGCGGCCGAACTCCTGCGGGGATCGGAAGTAAAGGTTTGTACAGTGATCGGCTTCCCGCTTGGCGCTACGCTGACGGAAGTAAAAGCGTTTGAAACAAAAGCAGCGATTGAGCACGGAGCGACAGAAGTCGATATGGTGATCAATATCGGCGCTTTAAAAGACGGCGACACGGAAACCGTTCAAAAAGATATCAAAGCGGTTGTGGCTTCCGCGCAGGGAAAAGCGCTTGTAAAAGTGATTATTGAAACAAGCCTGTTAACACAAAAAGAAAAGAAAACAGCATGCGAGCTCGCAGTGGCTGCAGGAGCGGATTATGTTAAAACATCAACCGGCTTTTCAGCGGGCGGAGCAACGGAAGGAGATATACGCTTAATGCGTGAAACGGTCGGGCCTAAAGTAGGCGTAAAAGCTTCAGGAGGCGTTCGTACCCAGCAGGATGCTATGACGATGGTGAAAGCAGGAGCGACACGAATCGGCGCAAGTTCAGGAATCGCCATTGTAACCGGAGTTGAAGGAGAAGCCGGATATTAA
- the rpsU gene encoding 30S ribosomal protein S21 yields the protein MSKTVVRKNESLEDALRRFKKTVSKTGTLQEYRKREFYEKPSVKRKKKSEAARKRKF from the coding sequence ATGTCAAAAACTGTTGTTCGCAAAAACGAATCGCTTGAAGATGCTCTTCGCCGTTTCAAGAAAACTGTTTCTAAAACTGGCACCCTGCAGGAGTACAGAAAGCGCGAATTTTATGAAAAACCAAGCGTGAAACGCAAAAAGAAATCAGAAGCAGCTCGTAAACGTAAGTTCTAA
- a CDS encoding GatB/YqeY domain-containing protein, whose translation MSLLGRLNDEMKQAMKNKEKEKLTVIRMLKAALQNESIKAGGRDLTEEEELTVLSREVKQRKDSLHEFEKAGREDLVAKIQTELTYVNEYMPEQLSEEEVSAIVEETIAETGASAKSDMGKVMAALMPKVKGKADGSLVNRLVQQKLS comes from the coding sequence ATGAGTCTTCTCGGACGTCTTAATGATGAGATGAAGCAAGCGATGAAGAACAAAGAGAAAGAAAAGCTGACAGTCATCCGCATGCTCAAAGCTGCATTGCAAAATGAAAGTATTAAAGCAGGCGGCCGCGACCTGACAGAAGAGGAAGAACTGACAGTCCTTTCTCGCGAAGTGAAACAGCGCAAAGACTCCCTCCACGAGTTTGAAAAAGCCGGCCGTGAGGATCTTGTGGCCAAAATTCAGACTGAACTGACTTACGTGAACGAATATATGCCGGAACAGCTTTCAGAAGAAGAAGTATCAGCCATTGTGGAAGAAACAATCGCTGAAACAGGCGCTTCTGCAAAATCAGACATGGGGAAAGTGATGGCTGCGCTTATGCCAAAAGTAAAAGGCAAAGCAGATGGATCACTTGTCAATCGTCTTGTTCAGCAAAAGCTTTCCTAA